The Humulus lupulus chromosome 4, drHumLupu1.1, whole genome shotgun sequence genome has a window encoding:
- the LOC133832232 gene encoding uncharacterized protein LOC133832232, with the protein MRVKKSNRLPQDQDPQVARRAVQKVVEHSDARTATSSESPAQEFATEVQNLAIQKPRKGREEAPSWFTAQPSKLNPGTFHKHIQALGLSGVNVTCPGPHQSANRLGGAYCAWSRHHIHAGATLPLHPYYRSIADYFNVSPFQIAPNGVQALSVLYILYFLQGWDEPTPHEVHYLFDFKTNPSHKNMGFFHLYHRQKGIKYLSGIAHKSNPGKYYREYFLTSDIKANNLAFTHAGPFQQPLPTQGMFNRAETLANMSTEEKDVKSLVTIDYLQMVGLIPCNQNMMVESTTGENNTTDQSNAGTEVVTDQFSPGPSPLSHRPGDLVIREPQSEPQHRSAIPARSGKGKAIQIERELSSSSDDEDDFIDQILNSDPEMFRHCIVPLAPKRKSGEGSGLTPPRKVPRAVPPSQGRQPEGSVTFPPLTPSSLPPSASLTPPGPSGLSEALRATDTKLRGAVDQTLHDASMIQGFESFPRLSVDVVLDRGIAQLTNQRSVDYKELIKVLNDQLMEAQAKMDALQSKLEQAEKTVTEQKESLKGLADGNDQPTNP; encoded by the exons atgagggtgaagaaatctaatagactcccccaggaccaagatccacaagttgcccgtAGAGCGGTGCAAAAGGTGGTGGAACACAGTGACGCCCGCACTGCAACTTCTTCAGAATCACCCGCTCAGGAGTTTGCCACCGAGGTTCAAAACTTGGCCATTCAAAAGCCACGGAAGGGGAGAGAAGAAGcaccttcctggttcactgccCAGCCTTCAAAACTCAATCCCGGGACGTTCcacaaacacatccaagctttgggtttgagtggggtgaACGTGACATGCCCGGGCCCTCATCAGAGTGCCAATAGGCTCGGCGGAgcatactgcgcctggtccaggcaccatatTCACGCAGGAGCGACACTCCCACTACACCCCTATTACCGGTCTATAGCGGAttacttcaacgtctccccattccagatTGCACCGAATGGGGTCCAGGCACTGTCCGTGCTGTATATTCTCTACTTTCTGCAAGGTTGGGATgagcccactcctcatgaggtacaCTATTTGTTCGACTTCAAgactaaccccagccacaagaaCATGGGCTTCTTTCACCTCTATCACAGGCAAAAGGGGATTAAATACCTTAGTGGTATCGCACACAAGTCAAACCCCGGAAAATATTACAGAGAATATTTCCTCACATCAGAcatcaaggccaacaacttggcttttacacatgcgggtccgttcCAGCAACCCTTGCCTACTCAAGGGATGTTCAACCGAGCAGAAACGTTGGCTAACATGAGTACCGAGGAGAAAGACGTGAAAAGTTTGGTCACTATAGAttaccttcagatggtgggcctgatacCGTGTAACCAAAATATGatggtggaaagtaccaccggggagaacaacacgactgatcagtccaatgcgggcacagaggtagtgactgaccagttttctcctgggccatctccgctttctcatagacctggcgaccttgtcattagggagcctcagtcTGAACCTCAGCACAGATCTGCTATTCCCGCTCGGTCCGGGAAAGGAAAAGCCATCCAGATTGAGAGAGAACTCAGCTCCTcttcggacgacgaggatgactTCATCGATCAgattctcaactcag ACCCAGAGATGTTCAGGCATTGCATCGTTCCTCTTGCTCCAAAGAGGAAGTCTGGCGAAGGAAGTGGTCTCACTCCCCCGAGGAAGGTCCCGAGGGCAGTGCCACCGAGCCAGgggagacaacctgaggggtCAGTTACGTTCCCGCCATTGACCCCTTCCTCACTACCTCCATCAGCGAGCCTAACTCCCCCAGGCCCGTCCGGCCTGAGCGAGGCACTCCGAGCTACTGACACCAAACTCAGGGGGGCAGTTGATCAGACCCTCCATGATGCATCAAtgattcaaggctttgaatctTTTCCTCGACTCAGCGTTGATGTTGTCTTAGATAGAGGGATTGCTCAGCTGACAAAT CAGCGATCAgtcgactacaaggagttgatcaaggtcctaaatgatcaactCATGGAGGCTCAAGCGAAAATGGACGCTCTTCAATCCAAGCTGGAACAGGCGGAGAAGACTGTGACTGAGCAAAAGGAGTCTCTcaaggggttggctgatgggaatgatCAGCCAACAAATCCTTAA